One stretch of Cervus canadensis isolate Bull #8, Minnesota chromosome 5, ASM1932006v1, whole genome shotgun sequence DNA includes these proteins:
- the EMX1 gene encoding homeobox protein EMX1 gives MCLAGCTPRTAAAPGRGALPRARVPRSALAAATMFQPTAKRGFTIESLVAKDGGTGGGTGGGGAGSHPLAAAASEEPLRPTALNYPHPSAAEAAFVSGFPAAAGAGRSLYGGPELVFPEAMNHHALTVHPAHQLGASPLQPPHSFFGAQHRDPLHFYPWVLRNRFFGHRFQASDVPQDGLLLHGPFARKPKRIRTAFSPSQLLRLERAFEKNHYVVGAERKQLAGSLSLSETQVKVWFQNRRTKYKRQKLEEEGPESEQKKKGSHHINRWRIATKQANGEDIDVTSND, from the exons atgtgcctgGCTGGGTGCACACCCCGCACGGCGGCGGCGCCAGGACGCGGAGCGCTCCCCAGAGCCCGGGTGCCTCGCTCGGCTCTGGCGGCCGCGACCATGTTCCAGCCCACAGCCAAGCGCGGCTTTACCATCGAGTCTTTGGTAGCCAAGGACGGCGGTACTGGAGGGGGTACTGGCGGCGGGGGCGCAGGCTCCCATCCCCTGGCGGCGGCCGCCTCGGAGGAGCCGCTCCGGCCCACGGCGCTCAATTATCCTCACCCCAGCGCAGCCGAAGCGGCCTTCGTGAGCGGCTTCCCCGCCGCCGCGGGCGCCGGCCGCTCGCTCTACGGCGGTCCCGAGCTCGTATTCCCCGAGGCCATGAACCATCACGCGCTGACCGTGCACCCGGCGCACCAGCTGGGCGCCTCCCCGCTGCAGCCCCCGCACTCGTTCTTCGGCGCCCAGCACCGGGACCCTCTGCACTTCTATCCCTGGGTGCTGCGGAACCGCTTCTTCGGCCACCGCTTTCAGG CGAGCGACGTGCCCCAGGACGGGCTGCTTCTGCACGGCCCCTTCGCGCGCAAGCCCAAGCGGATCCGCACGGCCTTCTCGCCCTCGCAGCTGCTGCGGCTGGAGCGTGCCTTCGAGAAGAACCACTACGTGGTGGGCGCCGAGCGGAAGCAGCTGGCCGGCAGCCTCAGCCTCTCCGAGACGCAG GTGAAGGTGTGGTTCCAGAACCGGAGGACAAAGTACAAGCGgcagaagctggaggaggaagggccCGAGTCGGAGCAGAAGAAGAAGGGTTCCCACCATATCAACCGGTGGCGCATTGCCACGAAGCAGGCCAACGGGGAGGACATCGACGTCACCTCCAATGACTAG